Below is a window of Gossypium hirsutum isolate 1008001.06 chromosome A12, Gossypium_hirsutum_v2.1, whole genome shotgun sequence DNA.
gtaattattttaaaattaatttattagtaatttaggattaagttataaattgttgtgtttagtttagtatttgatgagtttaacatataagtttataaaaaaaattaaaaaagtatttcattttgaaaatgaatttggacaaatgatgtttaagctcatttaaatttttaagttattgttAAGTATTggtatgttattatttgattttaggCCAAATAATGAAAATTCagataaaatattatttgaaaatcaagttaaaaattatacaaacccatttttttaaaaactttagcATATACATACAATATGATTGGGACCATAAAAGAAACAATACGATTGGTAACTTTCACCTGCTACAAAATTTAGAATATTGATATTGTATTGACCAATTATAGGAGCATAATAAAAAcctctaaatttataaaattatcatttgatTTAAGGATTTGAGAATTACTGGTATtagaaaaagttataaaattttaattcaaatcactattatatataattaattttcatgtGTTTGatttttcaatacaatatttgaaaagttataaagTATTTGTTATGctgtgtaattttattttattttcatttatttgacaatttttattgatttattaaaaattgattaaatttgttgttatttttataggttgtttgtttgaaagaaactaatcaggtatgtttctatttctattttatttttcaattcgtatgtttttatgtttacatagtttatattaattttaattatattattattgtaatctaacataatttttttattgtaggtaAATTATGGGAAATTATTAGATATTTACCGTGTTTTGTTtctgaaatttgaaataatttattatattttttgaaacaaattaaatgaattcattttttttaattgcagatttgcagcaaatgggttctttgattaataataatcacatatcaagtactattaatgagacggtaataaaatttttatttgatactcatgttatttgcggaattaaattatattgtattaactattttgctaatttaataatgttaGGGCCAGAACCGCGTATTGAGGGGCCGTGTTAATAGCGTAGGGTTTCTGCCAGATGAACGCCTAATACCATACTTGGAATTAGCCGGGTTCGGATCAGCAGCATTGATCCGGACTTTTGATTTACGATACGACTTGATTTCCGCTTTAGTCGAGCGATGGCGTCCGGAGACCCACACATTACATTTGCCATGCGGggagtgtactatcactctagAGGATATGGCACTGCAGCTCGGGCTTCCCATCGAAGGATATGTGGTCACGGGCGTAAGTTTGATCTCTAGGCCGGTTACCCTTTGCTATGAATTACTTGGACGCTCGCCAAGTGAGGGGAAATTTACCAGTTTGAGGTTTTCATGgctaaaggccaattttgagcatttgccGAGTACGACCAATGAACGGGAGGTGATGCAGGTCGCTCGAGCTTATATTATGCACCTTATAGGAGGTGTACTCATGCCGGATGCAAACGGCAATATGGTtcacttgatgtacttacccctaTTATCCAATTTGCATAACACCCGTTCATACAGTTGGGGGTTCGCAGTGTTAGCCATGCTGTATCGCGAACTTTGTCGGATGGCAGATCCTTCTTCGATGGACATAGGCGGATGCCTCATACTGCTACAGTCGTGGACACTTTaccggatgccattcttggcatccattagtcatcaatcatatatatttccactcgttaataggtgatgaatttttactcattataagaattagttgacttttttttgaattatattattCTAACAATTTGTTTTCTTTAGATGGAGCACTAATCCGGGTATCGGGAGGTCATACACGATTCCGACATACCGTCTGATAATTGAGAATCATGCTGGATAGGGGGTAAGTTTTTccaatataaacttaattttattattttatctcactcgacccacattaatataaaaatgttattaaCTGTGTAGTTTGTTTGGATGCCGTATTCCGTTCCAGAAATTATGGCGGTTATTCCCTCATCTGCCCATGTCCACTCAAACCTATGGTGCATTAGTGCACCTATTATCAATTTTCatattgtaatggcccaaatttgaggttatcggaacagtggtttcgggaccacaaatcc
It encodes the following:
- the LOC121211463 gene encoding protein MAINTENANCE OF MERISTEMS-like, which produces MTYPAYCPNSPPCSLPAARIVLPTPAYCPNSPPAACMHAPYSAPQTRLLLLHRLVPSMGKGQNRVLRGRVNSVGFLPDERLIPYLELAGFGSAALIRTFDLRYDLISALVERWRPETHTLHLPCGECTITLEDMALQLGLPIEGYVVTGVSLISRPVTLCYELLGRSPSEGKFTSLRFSWLKANFEHLPSTTNEREVMQVARAYIMHLIGGVLMPDANGNMVHLISFFDGHRRMPHTATVVDTLPDAILGIH